In one Sphingobacterium daejeonense genomic region, the following are encoded:
- a CDS encoding sulfatase-like hydrolase/transferase, with the protein MNVDHAIEEFFQKYRKRSDFNETIFIITGDHSMPEIPLESKIDRYHVPLIVYSPLLKTKKKFDNIVSHFDITPTILAYYKENYNLKVPAKVNWIGKGLNIGAKKNPIGIPIMQSKSQLIDFVSGNIHINDESAFQIGAKLDEEPLKNQGEARNIFEKFDLFKSINRQFNSKPVLIPDSVYQNFFNN; encoded by the coding sequence ATGAATGTTGATCATGCCATAGAAGAATTTTTTCAAAAATATCGCAAAAGGTCTGACTTTAATGAAACGATTTTTATAATTACCGGTGACCATAGTATGCCAGAAATTCCATTAGAGAGTAAGATAGATCGATATCATGTTCCATTAATTGTCTATTCACCTCTATTAAAAACCAAGAAAAAATTCGATAATATCGTAAGCCACTTTGATATTACTCCAACCATATTGGCTTATTATAAAGAAAACTATAACTTAAAAGTTCCAGCAAAAGTAAATTGGATAGGAAAGGGATTGAATATAGGTGCGAAGAAAAATCCTATTGGAATTCCAATCATGCAAAGTAAATCCCAATTAATAGATTTTGTGTCTGGTAATATCCACATCAATGATGAATCAGCTTTCCAAATTGGTGCAAAATTAGATGAAGAACCGTTAAAAAATCAAGGTGAAGCCAGAAATATATTTGAAAAATTTGATCTATTCAAAAGTATAAATAGACAGTTTAATTCTAAACCAGTCTTAATCCCCGATAGTGTATATCAGAATTTTTTCAATAACTAA
- a CDS encoding Hpt domain-containing protein, translating to MKQLIIDADFKKEFVGLIIHELQLQEMSINQVIEEQDTDLLKRTLHKLKGTSSTFWTCRAQSNGPSNG from the coding sequence ATGAAGCAACTGATTATTGATGCAGATTTTAAAAAGGAGTTTGTAGGATTGATTATTCATGAACTTCAATTACAGGAAATGAGCATCAATCAAGTGATTGAAGAGCAAGACACAGATCTTCTAAAACGAACTTTACACAAATTAAAAGGCACATCTAGTACTTTCTGGACTTGTAGAGCTCAATCAAATGGTCCTTCAAATGGATAA
- a CDS encoding NAD(P)-binding domain-containing protein: MDKAISNKGEGSDTPKSKLDIFYKVDIVVIGAGQAGLSAAYYLKKEGIEPGKGFVVLDDEIGAGGAWQHRWNSLTLSNVNGINDLPGMGFSEAVNKDDKELQANVALPQYYEKYEKTFELPVIRPIRVKEVTEKNGRFLIKTNDVQFSARGIINATGTWKTPHCPKYPGWEKFKGRQLHTGQYINAEEFVGKHVIIVGGGISAVQLLGEISKVTKTTWVTRRPPDFRNYEFNPDLGREAVAMVEERVREGLPPKSVVSVTGLPITPAIQDMLTNGVLDRKPMFQEITETGVKWEDGTKVEADVIFWNTGFRHSLDHLKSLDLVNDLEGIEMSGKLATQVKKDPRIHLTGYGPSASTIGANRAGRVAARELIETLNLLK, from the coding sequence ATGGATAAAGCTATAAGTAACAAAGGAGAAGGCTCCGACACTCCAAAATCAAAACTTGATATTTTTTATAAGGTCGACATCGTGGTTATTGGAGCTGGTCAAGCTGGTTTGTCAGCTGCCTACTATCTTAAGAAAGAAGGAATTGAACCTGGAAAAGGGTTTGTAGTACTTGATGATGAAATCGGAGCAGGAGGAGCGTGGCAACATCGTTGGAATTCACTAACACTCAGCAATGTTAACGGAATTAATGATCTTCCGGGAATGGGATTTTCTGAAGCGGTAAATAAAGATGATAAAGAACTTCAAGCAAATGTAGCCTTGCCTCAGTACTATGAAAAATATGAGAAGACATTTGAATTGCCTGTTATTCGACCTATTCGCGTTAAGGAAGTGACTGAAAAAAATGGAAGATTTTTGATTAAAACTAATGATGTCCAGTTTTCTGCCCGTGGAATTATTAATGCTACCGGTACATGGAAGACCCCTCATTGTCCAAAATATCCCGGTTGGGAAAAATTTAAAGGGCGACAATTGCATACTGGTCAATATATAAACGCAGAAGAGTTTGTCGGTAAGCATGTAATTATCGTTGGAGGTGGAATTTCAGCAGTACAGTTATTAGGGGAAATTTCAAAAGTTACAAAGACAACGTGGGTAACTAGGCGCCCTCCTGATTTTCGGAATTATGAATTTAATCCTGACTTAGGACGTGAAGCTGTAGCCATGGTCGAGGAAAGAGTAAGAGAAGGTTTGCCCCCAAAATCTGTGGTTTCTGTAACGGGATTGCCCATTACTCCAGCAATTCAAGATATGTTGACCAATGGTGTGTTGGATAGAAAGCCAATGTTTCAAGAAATAACCGAAACAGGCGTCAAATGGGAAGATGGTACTAAAGTAGAAGCAGACGTGATTTTTTGGAATACCGGTTTTAGACATTCATTGGACCATCTTAAATCATTGGATTTAGTGAATGATCTTGAAGGAATAGAGATGTCAGGGAAGTTGGCAACTCAGGTAAAAAAAGATCCCAGAATCCATTTGACCGGGTATGGTCCATCAGCGTCCACAATCGGTGCCAACAGGGCAGGAAGAGTAGCAGCTAGAGAGTTGATCGAAACCTTAAACTTATTGAAATAA
- a CDS encoding response regulator, translating to MIILPNRLIIEHMLGYKGVETTSASNGFEAIQLLSTGKRFDAIIMDYRMPILNGLETIAKIKELFQQNAEQYPIFVLSTSSEDQQYISLFRQEPNSYCLPKPIISEELYRILSQPNLEIAIPIEDIIEENEDEQQIFNEVYDVLIADDNTVNMALNIRLTEEILPNCRIVNVENGFLAVEACKKKQFDLILMDIQMPVMDGLEATKKIKLMPPFQEIPIIGITAGNVSG from the coding sequence ATGATAATTCTACCGAATAGACTAATTATTGAGCACATGTTGGGATACAAAGGTGTAGAAACAACGTCTGCAAGCAATGGTTTTGAAGCTATTCAACTGTTGTCAACAGGAAAACGATTTGATGCGATAATTATGGATTATAGAATGCCAATTCTAAATGGCCTGGAAACAATCGCTAAAATCAAAGAATTATTCCAGCAAAATGCTGAGCAATATCCAATTTTTGTATTGAGCACCTCCTCAGAAGATCAACAATACATCAGTTTATTTAGGCAAGAACCCAATTCATATTGTCTGCCAAAACCTATAATATCTGAAGAATTATACCGAATACTCAGCCAGCCAAATCTTGAAATTGCCATTCCAATTGAAGATATAATTGAAGAGAATGAGGATGAACAGCAAATATTTAATGAGGTATACGATGTGTTGATTGCAGATGATAATACAGTCAATATGGCATTAAATATTCGACTAACAGAAGAAATTCTCCCTAATTGTAGAATCGTTAATGTTGAAAATGGTTTTCTTGCAGTTGAAGCTTGTAAGAAAAAGCAATTTGACCTTATTCTAATGGATATCCAAATGCCTGTGATGGATGGATTAGAAGCTACCAAAAAAATTAAATTAATGCCCCCATTTCAGGAAATACCAATTATAGGGATTACGGCAGGTAATGTAAGTGGGTGA
- a CDS encoding c-type cytochrome, whose protein sequence is MVVVGLGKNPDAAISRIDYNPNTAGDSNAKTGEQSTGAAGPIGHQQGTKPKGESLIEASDCKSCHALDKKSVGPSYKQVAEHYKDNKDAQKILMDKIKNGGSGVWGEVAMAAHPNIKDDDLSEMVKWILSQNKF, encoded by the coding sequence ATGGTAGTGGTTGGTTTAGGCAAAAATCCAGACGCTGCAATTTCTAGAATTGATTATAATCCAAATACTGCTGGTGATTCAAACGCAAAAACTGGAGAACAGTCTACAGGAGCTGCAGGCCCAATTGGTCACCAACAAGGAACTAAACCTAAAGGAGAAAGCTTAATTGAGGCATCTGACTGTAAATCTTGTCATGCCTTGGATAAAAAATCCGTAGGTCCGTCCTATAAACAAGTTGCTGAACATTATAAAGACAATAAAGACGCCCAAAAGATTCTTATGGATAAAATTAAGAATGGTGGTAGTGGCGTATGGGGAGAAGTAGCAATGGCAGCTCACCCGAATATTAAAGATGATGATTTAAGTGAAATGGTCAAATGGATCCTATCACAAAATAAATTTTAA
- a CDS encoding PAS domain S-box protein, whose product MVPENELERLNILYSFGLIGLGKMPELDVFAEIACRITECPTSIIAIMEKDSQRIQSCIGIDLDMVDRKNTVCQYTLMGSNPLMIKDTFEDPRTSSNPLIQAGHIRFYAGVPLLDDRGYALGTLCVVDYHSNILTDTQLTELEKLAQAVVTVLLAKRKQNQASYFKEILSVTQNMICVLNEDFSIKEISPAFADSFDKPVKDLLEGDFFELLNITDQQILTKLKSVKTNADEVQVKTVSILNDDNKIIIDWHLKHNKENKEIFAFGRNITKENAEKIKLEISERKFRNFFENGIGLMSMHDLDGNILEVNEKGRKALGYDLAEVTSLNLRDLVPEVNQYQINPYLERIETLGEDSGMMVMKHKNGEWIYWLYNNMLEKDPQGRQYVVSTALNLTERIVLEKDLLTTKQILEQTSAVAQVGGWEADLANNKIFWSGSTRNIHGVNKDFIPTMENVFSFFDPVDSEFLAQSFQNAVSTGEPYDFELKLHKPNNENIWVRIKGIPEFIDGKCDRVFGIIQDIDQSKNLYLDLGMQEAMLQTFVNHVPASVAMFGNDMNVLALSQQWKDEFNQHNISDKKHLYDLFPEVPAYRKEIYSKALEGIPYKNTK is encoded by the coding sequence ATGGTCCCAGAAAATGAATTAGAACGTTTAAACATACTTTATTCGTTTGGATTGATCGGACTAGGTAAAATGCCTGAGCTTGATGTATTTGCTGAAATAGCCTGCCGTATTACTGAATGCCCTACATCCATAATAGCCATTATGGAGAAAGATAGCCAAAGAATTCAAAGTTGTATAGGGATCGACCTAGATATGGTAGACCGTAAAAATACAGTCTGTCAATACACTTTAATGGGTAGCAATCCATTGATGATAAAAGATACATTTGAGGATCCTAGAACATCTTCAAATCCTTTGATCCAAGCAGGTCATATTAGGTTTTATGCCGGTGTTCCGCTATTAGATGACAGAGGATATGCTTTAGGTACTTTATGTGTTGTCGATTACCATTCCAATATACTAACAGATACTCAGCTGACAGAATTAGAAAAATTAGCACAAGCTGTTGTCACAGTTTTATTGGCAAAAAGAAAACAAAATCAAGCTAGTTATTTTAAGGAAATCCTTTCTGTTACCCAGAATATGATCTGTGTATTAAATGAAGATTTCTCAATAAAAGAAATTAGTCCAGCATTTGCAGATTCCTTTGATAAACCCGTAAAAGATTTATTAGAAGGAGATTTTTTTGAATTACTTAATATAACAGATCAGCAAATCTTAACAAAACTAAAATCTGTTAAAACAAATGCTGATGAAGTGCAGGTGAAAACAGTTTCAATATTAAATGATGACAATAAAATCATTATTGATTGGCACCTAAAACACAATAAAGAAAACAAAGAAATCTTTGCATTCGGTAGAAATATAACCAAAGAAAATGCTGAAAAAATAAAACTAGAAATCTCAGAACGTAAATTCAGAAATTTTTTCGAAAATGGAATTGGCTTAATGAGCATGCATGATCTTGATGGAAATATTCTAGAAGTCAATGAAAAAGGCCGAAAGGCTTTAGGCTATGACCTGGCAGAAGTAACTAGTCTCAATCTGAGGGATCTTGTTCCGGAAGTAAATCAGTACCAAATAAATCCTTACCTAGAAAGAATAGAAACACTAGGAGAAGATAGCGGTATGATGGTCATGAAGCATAAGAACGGAGAGTGGATTTATTGGCTCTACAATAATATGTTAGAGAAAGATCCACAAGGAAGGCAATATGTGGTAAGTACAGCCTTAAATCTTACTGAACGTATTGTGTTAGAAAAAGATTTGTTGACAACGAAGCAAATATTAGAACAAACCAGTGCTGTTGCACAAGTTGGGGGATGGGAAGCAGATTTGGCAAATAATAAAATATTCTGGTCTGGATCAACAAGAAATATTCATGGAGTTAATAAGGATTTTATTCCTACAATGGAAAATGTTTTTTCATTCTTTGATCCAGTGGACAGTGAATTTTTAGCGCAATCCTTCCAAAATGCTGTGAGTACAGGTGAACCATATGATTTTGAACTAAAACTTCATAAACCTAATAACGAAAATATTTGGGTCCGTATAAAAGGAATTCCAGAATTTATAGATGGTAAATGTGACCGAGTATTCGGAATTATTCAAGATATAGATCAAAGTAAAAATCTATACTTAGATTTAGGAATGCAAGAAGCAATGCTTCAAACATTTGTAAACCATGTGCCAGCCTCAGTAGCAATGTTTGGTAACGATATGAATGTCTTGGCACTTAGCCAGCAATGGAAAGATGAATTCAATCAACATAATATTTCAGACAAAAAACATCTGTATGATTTATTTCCAGAGGTTCCTGCTTACAGAAAAGAAATATATAGTAAGGCATTGGAAGGAATCCCTTATAAAAATACAAAATGA
- a CDS encoding response regulator transcription factor, producing the protein MELLKSENFDLLISDIMMPFASGIEILAELKNLQKKMPVLMLSSMGQEEIILEAFDLGAADFMVKPFSPNELIIRINRLLRK; encoded by the coding sequence ATGGAACTTTTGAAATCAGAAAACTTTGATCTTCTAATTAGTGATATTATGATGCCATTTGCTTCCGGAATTGAAATCCTGGCTGAACTCAAAAATTTGCAGAAAAAAATGCCAGTATTGATGCTATCAAGCATGGGGCAAGAAGAAATAATCCTAGAAGCATTTGATTTAGGTGCCGCTGATTTTATGGTCAAGCCATTCAGTCCAAATGAACTCATTATTAGGATCAATCGCTTGTTGAGAAAATAA
- a CDS encoding LTA synthase family protein, with protein MGFFISSNLESLIDDYSDKIFENQTNISFGGLSDEYPFLFENKTEDILGQYFNKSGKVPNLVLIIVEGLVDAYSNPKGYIGDFTPFLSNLKDSSLVWENNLSSSGRTFAVLPTVLGSLPFGNSGFLELPSYPNHFNLINVLAKNNFNTGFVYGGNADFDFMKKYLQESGIDEIIDQSSFDSNYRKLPKVNGESWGFEDQAVMDKLIGLGGSDSKPYFNIALTLSSHNPFLINDEAKFADIFDRRVKTMKLNKSQRN; from the coding sequence TTGGGATTTTTTATCTCTAGTAATCTAGAATCCTTAATAGATGATTATTCAGATAAAATTTTTGAAAATCAGACCAATATTTCCTTTGGTGGTTTGTCTGATGAATATCCATTTCTTTTTGAAAATAAAACCGAGGATATATTAGGTCAATACTTCAATAAAAGCGGCAAAGTACCAAATTTGGTATTAATAATAGTTGAAGGGTTAGTAGATGCATACAGTAATCCTAAAGGATATATTGGAGATTTTACACCTTTCTTAAGTAATCTAAAGGATAGCTCTTTGGTTTGGGAAAATAATTTGAGTTCATCCGGTAGAACATTCGCCGTATTGCCTACTGTATTGGGCTCTTTGCCATTCGGAAATTCAGGATTTTTAGAACTTCCTTCTTATCCAAATCATTTTAATTTAATCAATGTCCTAGCAAAAAATAATTTCAATACGGGATTTGTGTATGGCGGAAATGCTGATTTCGATTTTATGAAAAAATATTTGCAGGAAAGCGGTATTGATGAAATAATTGATCAAAGTTCATTTGACAGTAATTATAGAAAACTGCCAAAAGTGAATGGTGAAAGTTGGGGATTTGAAGACCAAGCCGTAATGGATAAATTAATTGGTTTAGGCGGGTCTGATTCCAAACCTTATTTTAATATCGCCCTGACATTATCCAGTCACAATCCTTTTTTGATTAATGATGAAGCTAAATTTGCGGATATTTTTGATAGAAGAGTCAAAACAATGAAGTTAAATAAGTCGCAGCGGAATTAA
- a CDS encoding ATP-binding protein — MKFSVRDTGIGIPDEKQQKIFDAFMQEDSSVSKKFGGTGLGLTISNNILKYMGSELTLKSTVSVGSEFSFEIEVAI; from the coding sequence TTGAAATTTTCAGTCCGAGATACAGGAATTGGAATCCCAGATGAAAAGCAACAAAAAATATTTGATGCCTTTATGCAAGAGGACAGTTCGGTTAGCAAGAAATTCGGAGGAACAGGATTAGGACTTACGATTTCCAATAATATTCTAAAATATATGGGAAGTGAGCTAACTCTCAAAAGTACGGTAAGTGTTGGTTCAGAATTTTCATTTGAGATCGAAGTTGCCATATGA
- a CDS encoding ThuA domain-containing protein: MIKHCFSKIYLLLILVVVISSCQQKRPGKPRVLVFSKTAGFHHNSINQGNAAIQKLGLENNFDVDTTSNADRFVEDSLKNYSAVIFLNTSGDVLNNYQEADFERYIQAGGGYVGIHSAADSEVDWGWYNRLVGGYFGSEPVLKKATLSIADKSHPATKGMDDTWEITDEWYTFKKLYEPVKVLMTVDKSVFNSPEVEKTPVAWYHDYDGGRSFYTSLGHEEGIYSDPKFLKHLLGGIEYAIGKNYVSDYKKATTKQVPAADQFKKVTMVEGEFFEPTEMAILPNLDILVAQRRGELLLFNKATNSVSQVGLLDVYHKTEVPNVNAEEGFMGLTIDPDFEKNNYIYAFYSPKDTSVNRLSRFVFKDNKLDMASEKVVLQFYSQRDICCHTGGSLAFGKDRTLFLSTGDNSTPFDEPNQKYVSNGFSPRDSREGHEQYDVQRSSGNTNDLRGKILRITVKEDGTYDIPAGNLFAKGEPNTKPEIYVMGNRNPYRISIDKKNGFLYWGEVGPDASNDSTGRGPRGYDEVNQARKAGFFGWPYFVGNNYAYNAYNYETGETGAAYDPKKPINDSRNNTGKKELPEAMPAFIWVSLW; the protein is encoded by the coding sequence ATGATCAAACATTGTTTTTCCAAGATTTATCTTCTGCTTATTTTGGTAGTAGTGATAAGTTCTTGCCAACAAAAACGTCCCGGAAAACCGAGGGTTCTTGTCTTCAGTAAAACCGCCGGTTTTCACCACAATTCCATAAATCAAGGGAATGCGGCAATTCAAAAATTAGGTCTTGAAAATAATTTTGATGTAGATACCACTTCAAATGCCGATAGGTTTGTTGAAGATTCTCTAAAAAATTATTCTGCGGTGATATTCTTAAATACTTCTGGTGATGTTTTAAACAATTATCAAGAAGCCGACTTTGAAAGATATATTCAAGCAGGAGGAGGTTATGTAGGAATTCATTCAGCAGCTGATTCAGAAGTTGATTGGGGTTGGTATAATCGATTGGTAGGTGGATATTTTGGATCAGAACCTGTATTGAAAAAGGCAACTTTATCAATTGCTGATAAATCTCACCCTGCTACTAAAGGTATGGACGATACTTGGGAAATCACCGACGAATGGTACACCTTTAAAAAATTATACGAACCAGTTAAGGTATTAATGACGGTTGACAAATCTGTTTTCAATAGTCCAGAGGTTGAGAAAACTCCTGTTGCTTGGTACCATGATTATGATGGCGGCAGATCTTTTTACACTAGTCTTGGACATGAGGAAGGAATTTATTCAGATCCTAAATTCTTGAAGCATTTGTTGGGCGGTATAGAATATGCCATTGGCAAAAACTATGTTTCAGATTATAAAAAGGCAACTACCAAGCAAGTTCCTGCAGCTGATCAGTTTAAAAAGGTAACTATGGTTGAGGGAGAATTCTTTGAGCCAACAGAAATGGCTATCCTACCTAATTTAGATATCTTGGTTGCTCAACGTCGTGGTGAATTATTGCTTTTTAATAAAGCTACAAATTCAGTATCACAAGTAGGTTTATTGGATGTATACCATAAAACAGAAGTTCCTAATGTAAATGCTGAAGAAGGATTTATGGGATTGACGATTGATCCAGATTTTGAAAAAAACAATTATATCTATGCTTTTTATAGTCCTAAAGATACTTCCGTAAACAGATTGTCAAGGTTTGTGTTCAAAGACAATAAATTGGATATGGCATCTGAAAAAGTAGTATTACAATTTTATTCTCAACGTGATATCTGCTGCCATACTGGTGGTTCTTTAGCCTTTGGAAAAGATAGAACTTTATTTTTATCGACAGGTGATAATTCAACACCATTTGATGAACCCAATCAAAAATACGTAAGCAATGGTTTCTCTCCAAGGGATTCTAGAGAAGGACATGAACAATATGATGTGCAGAGATCTTCTGGAAATACAAATGACTTGAGAGGAAAGATTTTGAGGATTACTGTGAAGGAAGATGGAACATACGATATCCCGGCAGGAAACTTATTTGCGAAAGGTGAACCTAATACAAAACCAGAGATTTATGTAATGGGTAACAGAAATCCTTATAGAATCTCAATCGACAAGAAAAATGGTTTCTTATATTGGGGTGAAGTTGGTCCAGATGCCAGCAATGATTCAACAGGTCGTGGACCTCGTGGATATGATGAAGTCAATCAAGCTCGCAAGGCAGGGTTTTTCGGATGGCCGTATTTTGTAGGAAATAATTATGCTTACAATGCCTACAATTATGAAACTGGTGAAACTGGCGCAGCATATGATCCCAAAAAACCAATTAACGACTCGAGAAATAATACTGGTAAGAAAGAGCTTCCAGAGGCAATGCCTGCATTTATTTGGGTATCCTTATGGTGA
- a CDS encoding histidine kinase dimerization/phospho-acceptor domain-containing protein has translation MKEKQDQHYHWEVRPWRISDESVGGFIIFFQNITDQVLKNEELKNAKKLADLASKAKSEFLANMSHEIRTPLNGVIGFFRTYSLKHHSTNFKKQYLKYVNESGNNLLSIINDILDFSKIESGKIRIPY, from the coding sequence TTGAAGGAAAAACAAGATCAACACTACCATTGGGAAGTACGGCCTTGGAGGATTTCTGATGAATCTGTAGGCGGTTTTATTATTTTTTTCCAAAATATTACAGATCAAGTTCTTAAAAATGAAGAACTAAAGAACGCTAAGAAACTTGCCGATTTAGCCAGCAAAGCAAAATCTGAGTTCTTGGCAAATATGAGTCATGAAATTCGAACCCCTTTAAACGGCGTGATTGGGTTCTTCAGGACTTACTCCTTAAAACACCACTCAACGAACTTCAAAAAACAATATTTAAAGTATGTTAATGAATCAGGAAATAACCTTTTATCCATCATTAATGATATTTTAGATTTCTCTAAGATTGAATCTGGAAAAATTAGAATTCCATATTGA
- a CDS encoding glycosyltransferase family 2 protein produces MNEVVLKIYEIIIWLYLIYSAGIFGVYSWIALFSYGAVLRYKHGNIYTDYSIIASNPNAPSFSLIAPAYNEGKTIVENVRSLLSIYYHKLEIIIVNDGSKDDTIDRLIEAYQLEKVSYIIPGNLPTKEVRNVYKSKNPAFKKLIIVDKVNGGKADALNVGINISKSDYIVCIDVDCIIEQDAILKLAKPFMEQTDKRLIACGGAIRLANNCRVENGKITEVNLPKSWLGRSQALEYIRAFVLGRMAWSRASGLILISGAFGAFDKEIVLEAGGYDPKTVGEDMELVVRMRRYMVEHKIPHRVITIPDPLCWTEVPEDNEILKKQRNRWMRGTMETLWKHRKLMFNPKYGKLGMISLPYWFFFEFLGPLVEFSGYIIFWIFVLLGLLNWQFFFALLALVLFSSVLYSTYAICVDLVSHQVYTKRKDLTKLIITAVIEPFYFHPIVTWAGIKGMKDYFGKNHAWGDMQRKGFDQQTDETIKETLIRRCKLLLNDFSPIASIYLIILFAISIIEWFVYNQNIDQFQGIGSLIALVCNNFLYGISYLLLFFLLYSLVSIINQVFAKFLVRFLAAIFLILQIVLAFYFTESRNLLGNDLFYYSWEELNNILKASGVLNWVNILMLCLGFFSIYYLIKKFSSKYIGNIKTAVSFLTLSLLAVVFLSSYGELKFGSKKRSFRNCGKK; encoded by the coding sequence ATGAACGAAGTAGTACTCAAAATATATGAAATAATTATCTGGCTATATTTAATTTATTCGGCCGGAATATTTGGCGTATATAGCTGGATAGCCTTATTCTCCTATGGTGCTGTATTGCGGTACAAACATGGTAATATCTATACGGATTATTCCATTATTGCTTCAAATCCAAATGCTCCAAGTTTCAGTTTGATAGCTCCGGCATATAATGAAGGTAAAACAATAGTTGAGAATGTTAGGTCATTACTATCCATATATTATCATAAACTAGAAATAATCATTGTTAATGATGGCTCTAAGGACGATACTATTGATCGTCTTATTGAGGCATATCAGTTAGAAAAAGTTTCCTACATTATTCCAGGAAATCTTCCGACTAAGGAAGTTCGGAATGTTTATAAAAGTAAAAATCCCGCATTTAAAAAGCTTATAATAGTAGACAAGGTCAACGGTGGTAAAGCTGATGCACTCAATGTTGGAATCAACATTTCGAAGAGCGATTATATTGTTTGCATTGATGTAGATTGCATTATTGAACAGGATGCCATTCTGAAATTGGCCAAACCGTTTATGGAACAGACCGATAAACGCCTGATAGCATGTGGCGGAGCTATTCGTTTGGCCAATAACTGTAGAGTTGAAAATGGGAAAATAACAGAGGTCAATCTTCCAAAATCTTGGTTGGGAAGGAGCCAGGCATTGGAATATATCAGAGCATTTGTTTTGGGCCGAATGGCATGGTCAAGGGCGAGCGGTTTGATACTGATTTCTGGAGCTTTTGGAGCCTTTGACAAAGAGATAGTATTAGAAGCAGGAGGATATGATCCCAAAACAGTAGGAGAGGATATGGAACTCGTAGTTAGAATGAGAAGGTATATGGTCGAGCATAAAATTCCACACCGTGTTATAACCATACCTGATCCTTTATGTTGGACCGAGGTACCCGAAGATAACGAAATCTTGAAAAAACAAAGAAATCGATGGATGCGCGGTACAATGGAAACCCTCTGGAAACACAGAAAACTGATGTTTAATCCTAAATATGGAAAATTAGGAATGATCAGTTTGCCCTATTGGTTTTTCTTTGAATTTTTAGGACCTCTAGTTGAATTTTCCGGTTATATAATCTTCTGGATTTTTGTTCTTTTGGGATTGTTAAATTGGCAGTTTTTCTTCGCTTTATTGGCATTGGTGTTATTTTCAAGTGTTCTGTATTCTACCTATGCTATATGCGTCGATTTAGTAAGTCATCAGGTATATACTAAACGCAAAGACTTAACCAAACTTATTATTACAGCTGTAATAGAACCTTTTTATTTCCATCCTATAGTTACTTGGGCAGGCATTAAAGGAATGAAAGATTATTTTGGTAAAAACCATGCTTGGGGGGATATGCAACGCAAAGGGTTTGACCAACAAACAGATGAAACAATTAAAGAAACTCTTATTAGAAGATGCAAATTACTATTAAATGATTTCAGCCCAATTGCATCAATATATCTTATAATCTTATTTGCAATAAGTATAATTGAATGGTTTGTTTATAATCAAAATATTGATCAGTTTCAAGGTATAGGCTCCCTGATTGCTTTGGTATGCAATAACTTCTTATACGGCATAAGCTATCTGCTATTATTCTTCCTTCTGTATTCTTTAGTATCAATAATTAATCAAGTTTTTGCAAAGTTCCTTGTTAGATTTTTAGCTGCTATATTTCTCATTCTTCAAATAGTCTTGGCGTTTTATTTTACAGAATCCCGAAATCTATTGGGAAATGATTTGTTTTATTATTCATGGGAAGAGTTGAATAATATTTTAAAGGCCAGTGGAGTTTTGAATTGGGTGAATATTCTCATGCTATGTTTAGGGTTTTTTAGTATATACTATTTGATAAAAAAGTTTAGCTCAAAATATATAGGAAACATTAAAACTGCCGTATCATTTCTGACACTATCTTTATTAGCTGTAGTGTTTTTGTCGAGTTATGGAGAGCTGAAATTCGGCTCAAAAAAACGATCTTTTAGAAACTGCGGAAAAAAGTAA